The genomic interval AACTGAAATCTGACCTCTCTGGCTATTGTATGCttgaagaaaagaagagaaatattttaattaaaaaagccCTCACTAACTGTTTGTGTGGGTGAGGATCTATTCTgtttggagctgtgtggcagccaGTGGTACAGAACATGTAGTGGGGACAGAAGAttatatcttatatatatattctactAAATATCAACAAACCTTGGAACTAGTCAatgaagaaacagaaaaaatgatTGGGTATTATAATGAGACCATGATTATAATCATATTTCAAAATCAACATTGATCTGTTTCAAGCAGCCAGAGACTGAGGCTTTGGGATGGCCTTCACCATCCTCAGGCTTGAATATTACTGAATATCTCAAACAAAAATTTATCGTATGTGCATAAGATGACCTATGAATATTTCTCAGTAAATGTTGTGTGTCATAAACCAAAGATAAAGTTCCTTTGCTCATTAAAAGAAGTGTTTGTGGGCTAAGGGATCTTATTTACTGAAACTTTGCTTAAATTGAAGCATGTGGCACATTTtgggtttgttttaaagtatgtACATTTCAAAGGTTGCAGAAATAGGTCACTTTTAAATTTGCCACTCACCTTGTATTCTTGGCAGAATGGAGTGTCCAAACATTTACACAGCTTTATATTCCATTAAGGCAGTTAATGTCCGTCAGTTTATATCTTTTGGCAAAAGCATACCTGATGAGTTGTCTTAAAAAACCATCTCCTTTTTTCTACATCCatcgtccattttatcagctctgctGACCAAAGctgaactttgtagttctataattggCTGTTCAGACATTCTCAGAGTTGCAGTGGCACTGAAGTGATGACGTATAGTGTTGGTAAGAGTGGATCGGAAACAGCCGTgctttttaaacccctcagtgtctctgctggactgagaaaagtccaccaaccaaaaatagcCTCCACTGTCTGAAACATTGTCACCGTGGTGGTTCCTTCAAAGTTACATATcctgtacctttagttagggaacctaattcctattataattgtagaattTTAAATGGTGTTGATTTGCTACACCTTATTTCGTCTCCAGAACTTTTGGATGTTTTtagatgttgttttattttacacagttctctaatgaaatcttacaaacattctcctctccttctggagaagagactgtaatgtacttttagggaacacaactgaagTTTAAAACCACAGTCAtacctttttaaaggtacatttacactgtttacctTTAGACCTTTAGAGACTTTGCAGCAACAGAAGAGCCACtctctacaaggtggaccataAAGGCaggtctaacagagtggacattTCATTTAGTAAGAGACATTTTCATAAAATCAACTCTGCAGTGATAAATGAGCTCTGAGTCAAACCCCAGACTGCCACTTGAAGAGCAGTGGTGTTATTTACTACACTACACCAAAAATGGCTACGCTCAGTTACAGTGGTGTAGTTGTCATTCACCTGCGGGATGCTAAAGATGAGACTGAGCAGCCAGGAGCACAGCACGTACAGGCGGTCGGTGCGTCTGCGCAGAGAACGCAGTGGCTGACACACGGCCAGGCAACGGTCAACCGACATCAGGACCAGCATGTACGTGGATGCAAACATGCCCACGATCTGCAGGTATTTCACCAGCCGGCACAGCAGGTCAGGCCCATAGAAACGGAAGGTGATGTCCCACAGGAGCTGAGGCAGAacctgcaacacacaccacaaatgTCACTACCCTCACTGCGTTTCAGCACTTTCTCACTGCAGTGAGATTGTATTATgtcaaatatatttctttacatGACTAAGCACTGCCTCTGAAAAACAATCCAGGAATAATTGTTACGGAGTCGGTACATAACAGGTGGCAAAGAAAAGTCCCCTCCAGGATTTTATTCCAACAGCCAGGATTCTCTAATCATCTCAAACCAGCTTCAGAGGTGACGTGCAATTGAAACAAATTTGTAGGAAGGATATTTATTTTCtggatctgaatctgaatctgtcATCTCTGATGCACTCTAGCTGGTCCAGATATTTTTATATCTATTTTCCCTCTGCTGTTTTCGACTCCTCTCTACATGAAAATGGCATTTTCCCTAAAGGAGGTTTTTCAAAGCAGAGTccattttgaaatttaaaattCAGTCAATCTGGAGCATGTTCATAACTGAATCTAACTTTACTGTCGCAGTACTGCAGCAAGTACATATTAGATCCTCAATGAAAACCAcctatttataaaattaattcccTAATTCCAACCAGtgaaaattgtttattttattaatgagtCTATGTAGTGTTTATTATACACTAGAATATACATCTTGTGTGAAATGAGCAGTCAATACAATGACATTTTCACTTTGAAGCAGCAGTGTTCCAAATacagtctgaaaaaaaaacacagattgaGAAGACAAGGACTTCTGACCTCATTAACCTAAAGAACCAATTCCAACTTTCAGGGCAGGGGTTTAAGCTGTAGGTGAATGGCAGAGGGGCAAATGGAGATAAAGGTGTGAACTTGATACCTATTTATACCAAATTAAGAAGGTGTATAGTTAAAGAAGGTCAAATTTTAAGGCACTTTGGgtatgttttttattaaataatatatttatattataatagaTATGTGATCTTGATGAACATAGCTGAACTTTAAGGTTTAAACTGCATTGGGACTTTAATTCAACTGGGGAAAAGCTACGCAAACTTAATTTAACATTGCGGTTTGATCAGGACTGAACGAGTTTCAGAGGCAGTTGTATAACCATAGCAACTAAAACAACCCCACAAGCAGCAAGTAGTAAGTAGTGggcttttttttaagttttctgtcTACAGTCAGGTGTTTCGACACGGACTCAAAGCCTGCAATGTTTGTAAAACACCATATTTTACAAAGCTCCATAATGTGGTTCTTGAGGTATTTAACCACATTTTATAAAGGGTCCctgagttgttgttgttgtttttctgagtAGACCTCGACCTCTTTTTAAACTGACGTGGGGAAGAGGGGATTTAAAAATAGGTCTGTAACACTGCAgatattgtgtttgtttgattgtggCAGCACCTGGAAGAGCGCCACCGCCAGGTCCGCGATGCTCAGGTGCTTCATGAAGTAGTACATGCGCGAGGGTCCGTGCTTGGTGGTACGCAGCGCGAGCAGCACGCACAGGTTCCCGGAGAGCGCAAAGAAGAGCACGAGCGCGAGCACGGCCACCTCCACCTTGGCCACCTCCTCGTTGCGCTTGAGCGGGTTCACGCTGTGGTTGGTGCCGGTGCTCGAGTTCGCCAGGCTCCAGTTCCTCCACGAGTCGTTAAACGCCCACTGCGACTGCTCCACGGACACGTCCTCCATCCTCACAAAGCGCTCGCGACTCCCGCGCGCTCAACGAACACTCCCCTCGCGCGCGCTGCTTGGACACAAGGAGCCGGGCGAAACTGGACACAGTGAAagacagagtcagagacagCGAGCCCCGGCATTGTCTGCAAAACAGTGAGCATCTAAAAGGTTCTTAGAACACGTCGGAGTTCTACGGGGTACTGAAAATGTTCTGTATATATACAGTAACAATAAGAGCTTTCTAAAGTGTTCTACAGAGCAATACAAATATGGGCACTGGGTTCTAAAGAATAGCAAAATGGTTCTACACAATACTAAAAAGGGTCTACAGAGTGCTAAAATGAATATACTGAGCACTAATACTGTTATAGAGCACTAAAGGCGTTCTGCGGTAACGAACCTGTGCTGAACTGGGTTCTCTGACTCATACTAGCAGAGGATCCTTTATGGTGCTATACTTAAAGAACCAGTTACAATAGGTTTTCCATCCTGTAGAAATACTATTGAACCAAATGCATTTAGAGTTCACTGTTCAGAAAAACTGCATTTCCTAAgaaacccttgaagaaccatttttCCCAATTGAAGTTCTAGTTTTCCTCAAATGGCTGTTACTCCCTTtgataaaaagacaaaaataaacacgATGTATGCAGATATAGTGGAGTGTATATTTCTTAGGCacgtaagccaaatcagaaccACGTATCTCCGTTCATCTCAgtaattgtgtttgtttattcttgaaaacacaaacacacacacaacacatatatatttatataaacatatacactGTTCCAGATCTCCCCTTAATGCAACCGGCCATCGCAAGGTTTTCTTACATTTATTCAACAGcaaattaacaaataataataataataataattattattattattattattattattattattattatttctgattGCATACCTCGAGAAATGTTGACTGTAAACATCGGTTAAAGAAatcaatttgtttatataaCATCCCTTTTTATATTAGTTCTAATTTTAAAAGGTAAACGCTTAGTGCTTACTTACATTTTTCCCACTGTATAGAACCTCTATATTTACTATTGTAAAAGTATTTTAAAGACATTTCAAAGTACTTACAGCGGCCGCGCATTTTCCAGTCAGTTCTGTAGGCAAAGAAACGTTAGTGGAAGAGAAAGTGGAAAGTCCACAGGAGCCACAAAGCTCAAACCTCTCGtcttctctcactccctctctcccgcATCCCTTcctccccacctctctctctctctctctctctctctctctgagctgaaTGAACAACGTCAATGTTGTTTCTCTCAGATCTCCTCACTTTACCCCAGTCTTCCACTAGATGTCCGCATGAGCCACACAGCCATGGCTCAGGACTCAATTCATACAAATCCTCAATGGAAGCGTAAAATCAGCTGGTGTTTCTTTACTGGCCTCCTGAGAGAACAATACATCCTCCACCCAGAGGAACAGTTTGCCCTTATATAGTCTTATATCTGTTCATTCATGGCTCAGGATATTTAATAAGGATTCTCCTACAATGGCTGCAGATAAATAGCTGCAGGCTAAAAGGTGCCATATCTGATCTGGGAAAAAGAATTATAAGCATTATTTATAGCATAAAAACAGAGAAGGTTCTTAATGTCCTGTCTAGATTAAAGTGACCTGTCAGAGCTTAAAATGGgtcttattattgttatattctCAACAAGTCTGatcacacagagagatctcCATTAAAACTCAGGAAACTGGTGAGATTCATGAGCTATTTTTCTCAAAAGAAATCTCTCAGTAGCAGGAAATTCTCCTCTGTCTTTACATCGGATCTTCTTGATGTTTATGAGATACTACAGAGCTACAAAAGAGATCACTGTGATGTTTCTTTACTGTGGGATGAAACATATACAGAAGCCAATGTCGATATTACTGACTGTATCTTTCAGGACTGATTGAAGATCCTAGCATCTGAAAacctttcttactctctctcaggTTATGATCCAGAACGTGATCTTAGATCTGCAGATACCAGTTCTCTGCAAACACCCTCAGTAAattgtttaagaaaaaaaacctgaggACAGTTTTAGATAGTTAAGCTTGGTACAAATTTAAACCTTTGGAAACTGTACACAAGAAATCATCCTTCAGTGATTTATTTTCCATTCAATACTGCTATTAAGAGCAAGATGCTCGTTTTTCAAGCAACATCTCTAAGGACATTAGATTTTCCACTGGCATAAATGAAGGGAAATTCAAAAACAAGCAAACCAGGACCAACACTGTCCCCATCAGATTAACAGAGCATAAAATGTCAAAAGTCATGCTATCTCCTCTCATCCAATCTGCAAACACCCCAGATGTTTCTGTACATgctttcaaaaacaaaaacaaaaacaaaaacaaaacaaagaagctgctggtcTGCAATTAACTGTTCACCTCAGCAGTCCACACTTGAAGATAATTGAATGTGTTTGTATGGTTTTGGATtgtgaaaagcagaaaatgcaaccaacttttAAGGTGTGGAAAGAGCCGAAGCAGTTAATATActaaaaaaacaatgttatattttgtgggttttttttttacttttaaatcttcattcattcattgtctgtaagcacttatccaattcagggtctcggtgggtccggagcctaccgggaatcactgggtgcaattcaggaacacaccctggagggggcaccagtctttcacaggacgacacacactcacctacggacacatttcagtcaccaatccacctaccagcgtgtgtttttgatccgtgggaggaaaccggagcacccagaggaaacccatgcagacacaaggagaacacctcacagacagtcagctggagcagggctcaaacccacaaccccaggaccctggagctgtgtgacagcgacactacctgctgcgccaccgtgccgccccttaatttaataattaatttaataaattaattaataaaactttcatgaaataaagaaatgaaaaagcatgaatgaatgaacaataaaaacaggCACAAACTTCCTCAAGAACCTGAGCCTAGTGGAGTGCAGCTAAACTTTCAAAAGTCCTGCAGGTCGGGTTATGGCCTTGTGATTATGTGCAGGGCTGGTTAGtattcagagaaagagacacaccgTGCTCATTCAGCTCAACACTATGATCCCCATCCCCTGTTGCTGCCTAGGGGGCAGGACACTTTCTGCAAGTCAATATACTCCAAATATAGCACAGGCCTAAATAAAGCAGGGAAGTGCTACACGCCACAGTGTTCAGACCATCCAGATGTTTtgtaaacacagaaataaaccaGGATACAGCAGGGAAATGGCTGTTTAAAGTGGTTCTATTATAGAAACATGTACAAGCCTGAACAGAGGGGACAGGTTGGTAAATAATCACACTGAGATGACTTGGGTAACATGACATGTTTGACAAAAAATATGTCATTTGGTAAATAGGAGTGAGCTTACTCGTGGAAGAGGAAAATGCCTGCAATGACAGCTATCACACAGACATGATCTATATGGCCTATGTGAAGGATTTTAAGGGGGTCTtattaaagaaacacaaaagTAGGACAGAAATAAAGATTGATAGTAAGGAATCACAGTTTCTTGACCGATCTGATATAACAGCTAACCTGTTTTTGCTCATCAAATGTGTCAGACATGATCTGGAAATGGGCCGAGACTAGATATTGATTGATCTTAGAGCAGTGTGAGCATCATCAAGCATTCTGTAAGTTTTAAGCCCTATGTAACCTATTAGCACATCAGGATTTAGACTCATTTTAGCTCGTCTGCAACAAACAAAAACGGGCAATTCTTCAGCTCCAAATACAGGGTTGTATGTAGGCTTGCACACCCCGTGTGAAGTATGCTGGTGGAATTATTATGTTGGGAGGCCACTTCTCCATAAACACTGGGGCATTACATGGCTTTGAAGAAATATGACTAGAGCTATGTATCAAGAAACACTAAGAACTTAGCCACACCCATTAAGAAACTGAATCTGAGAGTAGGATGGTAATTTCAATAAGACAACAACCACCAAACATACAggcaaaatattatatatacaagTTTCAAAAACACTATAGAGTCGACTATTGacaaccggagcacctggaggcaacccatgcagacatggggagaacacacaaaactcctcacagaccctgTGAGGGCAGCaaccacaggaccctggagctgtgtgaaagtgacacttcctgttgtgccaccgtgccaccctccaTTATATTTCTACTGTGTGAAATACGTCAACTGtgtaaattattaattcattc from Hoplias malabaricus isolate fHopMal1 chromosome 3, fHopMal1.hap1, whole genome shotgun sequence carries:
- the oxtra gene encoding oxytocin receptor isoform X2 gives rise to the protein MEDVSVEQSQWAFNDSWRNWSLANSSTGTNHSVNPLKRNEEVAKVEVAVLALVLFFALSGNLCVLLALRTTKHGPSRMYYFMKHLSIADLAVALFQVLPQLLWDITFRFYGPDLLCRLVKYLQIVGMFASTYMLVLMSVDRCLAVCQPLRSLRRRTDRLYVLCSWLLSLIFSIPQVGIFSLREVGAGVYDCWGDFVQPWGAKAYITWISLTVYVVPVGILSICYGLISFKIWQNVRLKTRRGHEHERHVSSVALISRAKITTVKMTFVIVLAYIVCWTPFFVVQMWSAWDPAAPREAHLKFWMVLHHSRECGLTESQSRAWGYLYPAG